The genome window CGACCTCGAGTATTCCGCTTTGAGGTGCTCAAGCGTAGAGAAAAGCTGGTCACGGCACAGTGCCGAAGCCTCGCACATATCCACCTCCTTGATCACCTTCTGGGCGGCGACGGTTCTCATCAGCGACTTCGGCATTCCGATGTCCCGGGCAACGGCACTCAGACGGTTGTAGATCTGTGTCCGGCGCCCAACCAGGCTCGATCTCAGCTTGATCACGTCGAGTATCTCCGTGCTCTGTATTGGTCGCCGCCAGATCGCCGGAAACTCATTCCGCATCAGCGACCAAAGCATGTGCTCGGCGTCGATCCGGTCGTTCTTGTGCCGGGAAAGTGCGGTCTTCCTTATCGAAACCGGATTGCCGACGAGCGACGTATGACCGGCCTCGGCGACTATCCTCTCGAACCACCCGCATCGACTCGATGCCTCGATCCCGATCACGGCCTGTTTCCCAAGCGACGAGTAATACTCGCGTACCTTCTCAATGTCGTGAAACAGCTTTAAAGCCCCTGTCTCACCCGTCTCCTCATCACACCAACAAAGCGTTTGCTGGTATGGATGAAAGTCAACTCCAATGTAAAATGTCATAGCGGTTTCTCCTGTCAAAGAGCAGATTTCTTCGTCAAAAAGATACTACTCCACCGACCAGGAGAAACCGTCTTTATAACATCAGGTTGGGCGTTAGTCACCACTAAGAAGACATCCTCAAAAGGCTGAACTAATGTCCGGTTCCGGCCTGCTCTTCCTTGATCAATTTGGCGACCCAGTAAACGTAGTGAAAGCCTGAGAAAATGGCGAAGGCGGCGACGACCAGGTAAACCGTAGGCAGGAATGAACCGTTCCATTGCGGGTTGGCAGCGGCGAGCAGGATCAGTATTACAGCGCTCACCTGGACGAATGTGCTAGCCTTGCCAAGCCACGACGGCTTAAAGCCGCGAAAGCCGGTCATCATATTGATCGCACCGGCAACGGCGACGATAGCGATATCACGGCCGATGACACATGCCGTCACCCAGAAAGGCACCGGCAGATGACGGCCCGGGGATAACATTCCGGGAATCGTCAGCATCACGAATGCAGTCGTCAACAGGAGTTTGTCAGCGATAGGATCGATGATAGTGCCGAGTTCGGATTCCTGCTTGAGGCGGCGGGCGAGAAAGCCATCAATGCCGTCAGAGACGCCCGCGATCGTGAAAAAGAGCAGTGCCCAGCCTTCGCGGTGATAGACGAGCATGGTAGCGAATACCGGGATCATGCCCATTCGCAGAAACGTGAGTATGTTTGCGACCGTCCAAACCCGATCGGTACGTGTCGTGAGGGGCTGCGTAGGCTCGCTCATTCGGCAGTGCGGAGTTCCAGAAGGCTGATCTCAGGCGGGCATTGATACCTCAACGGAACGACAACGGTACCGATGCCGCGAGTGATGTAGATCTGAGATGAATGGCGGCTGTGTAGGCCGGCTTTCAGACGGCGAGTGCGACGGACGCGGTTCTCATTGTTGCGGACCTTGATCTGTCCACCATGCGTGTGGCCCGAAAGCGTGAGGTCCACCCGAAGCCTTGAAGCCTCTCGAAAGATGATCGGATTATGGGCAAGGAGCAACTTCATCTCGTCCGGAAATGAGCCTCTCAGCGCGGCCGGGAGATCAGTTTTGCCGACCATATAATCGTCAACGCCACAAAGCCAAAACGACGAGCCGCGAGCCTCGAAGCGTTGGCCCTGATTGATCAAAACGTTTATGTCTTCACCGCGAAAGAGGTCGGTTACGAGATTCGCGTCGGTCCAGTGGTCGTGATTGCCAAGGCACGCGTAGGTGCCGTAGCGTGACGTGAGTTTGCCGAGGACGGCGGCCACCGGGGCGATGTATTGCCGCTCGTGCGAGACGTAATCTCCGGTGAGCACGACCAGATCGGGCCGGAGGCGGTTAGCGACGCGAACCGCCCGCTCAATATGCTTAATTTCGGTGAACGGACTGTGGTGCGTGTCAGAAAGGTGGAGAACGCGAAGTCCGTCCAGCTTTGAGGGCAGGCGCTTCAGAAAGATCTCGACGTGTTCGAGAGAGAGACTGTTTGCCTCATCGAGAGCCAGCCGAGCGCGTTTCGACCATGTGCCGGCCAGTGTTCTGATTGGGGCTTCGGACGTGACAAACGCATTGATACGTTCTGACAACTTCACGCGTTTTGTCGCTGTTCGTGCCATTCGAGAGGTTTGTGCAGTGTAGCGCGCTCGGGCGGCGCATAACAAATGATGCTACACACCCATGACGCGGAGAAACCTGCGCTTTCCGACTTGGAGTAGGACGCCGTCAGTATCGACATGGATCGCTGCATTTGCGGCAGAGGCCTTTTCGCCATTCACGCGGACGCCTCCCTGCTCGATCAAACGGCGAGCTTCCCCCTTTGATGCCGCAAGCCCGGTGTCGGTTAGAAGCTGAGCGAGGTTGTGGCTGCCGGCAGGCAGATCATGTTTCTCTATCTCGTCAGGGACCTCCTTCTGCACAAAGCGACGATTGAATTCGTCCTCGGCTGCACGAGCATCCGCCGCTGAATGAAAATCCGTGATCACGAGCTTTGCCAGATCAACCTTGAGATCACGAGGATTGCGACCATTCGAAACCTCAGATTTGAGATCCGCAATCTCTTGATATGAGCGGTCGGTGAGAAGTTCGTAGTACTTCCACATCATCTCGTCGGATATGGACATCACCTTGCCAAACATTTCGCCCGGCGGCTCTTCGATGCCGATGTAGTTGTTGAGCGATTTCGACATCTTCTGCACGCCATCAAGGCCCTCCAGCAGCGGCGTGGTCATAATAACCTGCGGTTCCTGTTGGAATTCGCGTTGCAGGTTACGGCCCATCAATAGATTAAATTTCTGGTCGGTTCCCCCGAGTTCGACGTCCGATTCGAGGGCAACCGAATCGTAGCCCTGCACGAGCGGATAGAGCAGCTCGTGGAGTGAAATGGGTTTCTCGTCCTTGATCCGTTTATCAAAATCGTCACGTTCGAGGATCTGCTTGACAGTAGTTTTTGCACAAAGGCGGACAAAATCGGCAGCACTAAACTTATCCATCCATTCGCCATTAAAACGCAATTCTGTCTTTTCGGTGTCGAGCAGTTTCGACATTTGCTGACGATAGGTCTCTGCGTTTGCGCTTATCTCTTCGCGCGAGAGCGGTGGGCGCGTGACATTCTTGCCGGAAGGGTCGCCGATCATGCCCGTAAAATCACCGATCAGGAAAATGACCGTGTGCCCCAGCTCCTGGAAGGCCCGCAATTTACGGATCACAACCGTGTGGCCGATATGAATATCGGGCGCCGTCGGATCAAGGCCAAGCTTGACCCGTAGCGGTTTGCCGGTCTTCTGGCTGCGTTCGAGTTTGGTTCGCAGGTCATCCTCGCGGATCAGATCAACCGTCCCTTTTTTGAGGAATTCGAGCTGTTCGTCGGTGGTCATAAAAACTAGATTCTATGCGAAACGCTGATACGCTACAATCAACGACATGAGCGACTTGAGCAAGATGCACCTTAGTTTCATAGGCTGCGGCGTGATGGGCGAATCTATGATCGCCGGGCTGCTGAGAAAGGATCTCGTCGATCCGAAGAATATCTCGGCAAGTCACCCGCGTGGTAACCGGCGTAAGGAAGTTGTTGAGAAGTACGGTATTTCGGGATTTGCCGATAATGCGGACGCAGCGAAGTTTGTTACCGATCAGGATAACTCGGCGATTGTGATCTGTGTAAAGCCGCAGCGGTTGGAGCGTGTCCTAAACGACTTGAAAGGCGGACTGCATCCTGAGCAGCTTGTCATCTCGATCGTGGCCGGTGCAACGATCAATCATCTGGCCGAGGAACTTGGCACGGCCAAGGTGGTGCGAGCTATGCCCAATACACCGTCGCAGATCGGTGCAGGGATAACAGCCTGGACATGCACCGTTGCGGTTGATGGTGCGGAGCGTCAGCACGTCCGGGAGCTGCTCTCAGCGTTAGGCACAGAGCTGTTTGTGGAGACCGAGAACATGATCGACATGGCGACGTCGCTCTCGGCGACGGGGCCGACATATATATTTATGGTCATGGAGGCCCTGACCGACGCGGGCGTGCATCTGGGCTTTTCGCGCGACATGGCGAAGGAACTTGTGCAGGAGACGATGCTGGGCTCCGTGAAATTCGCAATGGAATCGCACAAGCATCCCGCCGAACTCCGCAACATGGTCACCTCACCCGGCGGCACTTCGGCCGAAGCCATCTATCAAATGGAAAAAGGAACGCTGCGGACCGTGCTCTCAAAAGCCGTATACGCAGCGTATAAGCGTGCGGTCGAGTTAGGTAAGAAATAACTACTTCAGGTACTTATCAAACCAGTCTAGGTTGCTCTGCATCGCGGCGACCTGCATCTTTGGCTCGTTGGGCCCGTGCGGCTGGCGCGGCAGGACGATCATTCGCGTCGGGACACCCTGCTGTTTTAAGGCGTTGTAGAACTCGTAGCCCTGCGAGATCGGTACACGAATGTCAGCCTCGCCGTGCTGGATCATCGTCGGCGTTTTGACGCCCTTGACGTTGAACATCGCCGAGTGCCTCGCATAGACCTCAGGAATTTCCCATGACTGGCCGCCGAAGTAATCCGGAATGAATGCCGGTATGTCGGCCGTCCCGTTAAAGCTCATCAGGTTGGTCACAGGCGCACCGGCGGACGCGGCCTTGAAGCGATGCGTCTTGGTCACGATCGTCGAGGTCATGTAGCCGCCATAGCTCCAGCCCATGACGCCGAGGCGGTTTTCGTCCGCAACGCCCATGTCGATGACCTTATCGATGCCCGTCATCAGGTCGTCATAGTCGCCAAAGCCCCAGTCCTTGATGTTGTCCTGTCTGAACTTGGTGCCGTAACCGCTCGATCCTCGAGGATTTGGCCGCAGTACCGCGTAGCCGCGCGAGGCAAAGGTCGCCAGCGGATACGCGCCGCGGCCGCCGCGAATACCCCAAAAACAAGACAAACCTTTGCAAACGATCTCATTACAAACTCCCCCGGAAGATGGATTTACCGATATGCGTTTTGCATCGCGTCATATATCGGCCTGATACTGCTTTGAATTGCCCCATCATTCTACCTGACTTTTCGACGAACACATACTCAACGCCGGAAGTCAGATGTCGTCGTTGGAAAGAGGACCTTTGGACATCTCTTATTCTGTTGCTGTGGGGTTTGACAGCACAATATATGGTGATAAAATCCTAAGCGCCTTCAATGCTCTTTTGGGGGCAGTTCAAGTAATTCTCAATTTGGTGCTTTTGCGGGGTTGCGTTTTTGCGGAGCCCGCCGCTGGCCTTTTTGCATATCGAGGAGACAGATCAAAGTGAAAAAGTTCATTGCCCTTATCGTATTTCTTGTGCTCGGTGTGGTTGCGATCAGCGTGGTCTCGAATCGTGTTGATGCAAGCCGTGCTCTCTTTAGGACCGGCTCCGCTGATGAGATCGAGACCGCGAGGCGGCTGAGCCTCGACCTTTTGCGATCAACGGCCGCAGCCGACGCTGACGAACTTCGCGTCATGCGGGTCGAGATCGACGGTCTTAGAATGGCCCATACACATGTGCAGCAGTTGGTTCAGGGCGTTCCGGTTTGGGAAGGCGAGGCAATCGTCCATCTCATGGCCGACGGGACATTAGCAAGAATTACTGACAATCTTAAGCCGTCGATTGCCGTCAGCACCACGCCTAATTTCAGCGAAAAAGATGCGATCAGCCTAGCTGAGCGTATGTATTCTGGCACGGCCCGACAGACGGATCCGGCCGTGGTTGAGCTTTATGTCTTTCGCGACGATATGCGTGACCATTTAGCCTATAGGGTCGAGACGCCGAGGCTTGATGGCACAGACGCGACCTCAGCACCGGTTGTATTCATTGATGCCCATACGGGCGAGAAACTCTACGCATACAACAACCTACAAACCGGGAGCGGTAGTTCGCTCTACAGCGGGACCGTGACGATCGATACGAGTTCAACGGGCGGGACATTCTATATGGAGGACCTGACGCGAAAAATGGGCACCTTCAACATGAATAACACCGGCAATACATCGACCGGGACCGGCGGTACGCAGTCGCGGTTTACCGATGCAGATGACAACTGGACGGCAACGAATGCCCGAGCCGGCGTGGATGCACATTACGGTGCGCGCTGGACATATGACTATTTTCTTAATGTTCACGGCCGCAACGGTATCAATGGCAGCGGCGGCCCCGGGACGACGACCGCGGCGGCGAGTAGCTCGATCAGCCTGATAACGTCACGAGTCCATTTTGGCAGAAATTACAACAATGCTTTCTGGTATCAGAATAAGATGACCTATGGTGACGGCAACGGTACGACGTTCTCACCGCTTACGACGATCGACATTGCCGGCCACGAGATGACGCACGGTATTACAGAGAACACGGCAAACCTGACCTACTCAGGCGAATCTGGAGCTCTGAATGAATCAATGTCAGACGTGTTTGGGGCCCTGGTCGAATCTTGTGCCCGCGGTGGCGTTGTCAACGGTGATACCTGGAAGATCGGCGAACAGTCCTACACGCCGGCCACGTCCGGGGACGCACTGCGCTATATGGATAATCCGCATCTGGCCGGTAACGGAGGATTTACTTCGGATGATGACCCTGATCATTACTCCGAAAGGTACACCGGCAGCAGCGACAATGGCGGTGTCCACATAAATTCGGGCATCGCAAATCACGCATTCTATCTGGCTGCGAACGGTGGCACACATCACCGCAGCGGTGTTACCGTGACCGGAATGGGCACGACGGATGCTGCTCGTATCTGGTATCGAGCTCTCACGGTCTATATGACCTCGAGTACCAATTTTTCAGGTGCGCGAACCGCGATGCTAAATGCCGCAACAGACCTATTCGGATCGTCGAGTACGCAGTACGCGGCTACGGCGACTGCGTGGTGCGCGGTAGGCGTTGGGACATGCCCCGGTTCGACGCCGACACCCAGCCCAACGCCGACAGCAACGCCCACCGCAACGCCCACGCCGAGCCCTACTCCCGGAGGAAATCTCCTCATCAACGGCGGATTTGAGTCCAGTGCGAGCCCATGGATAGGCTCCGGCAGCGGATATTTCTATATTTCAAATGGCAACTACCCGCACAGCGGCACAGGCTATATCTATTTTGGCGTGAATAACAGCGTTTCCGGCCAATCATACCAGACCGTGACGATCCCATCCACGGCGAGTGGAACACTGACGTTCTGGCTTAACGTCGTGTCGAACGAGACAACAACGTCGGTCAAGTATGACAAATTGTTCGTTGAGGTTAGGAATACATCCGGATCGCTGCTCAAGTCACTGGTGACATACAGCAACCTTAACAAGACAACGGCGGGTAATTACACTCAACGAACATTTAATATGGCGGCATATCGTGGCCAAACCGTTAGGGTGCAGTTTCGCTCGACGACCGACAGCTCGCTCTCGACCACATTCAGGGTGGACGATGTCGATCTGAGATAGCTCAACCGTTCTCTTCTGTGCGAACATTAAGGGGGTCGCCTGAGTGGGCGATCCCCATTTTCCATGTTGATGCAGTTACTCGGCAAGATCTGGAAGCGTATGCCGAGATCGATGCGCGCCCGCGTTGCACGTAGTGTTCAGGTTAAGTTCACTGTGTCGGCTGCTGCGGTCGTTACTAACGGGGAAGGCCATGTGCTGCTTTTGAATCACATCCTGCGGCCTGATTCGGGCTGGGGTATTCCGGGTGGTTTCGTGGATCGCGGTGAGCAGCCTGAAGAAACACTCCGTCGGGAGGTGCGTGAGGAGACCGGATTGGAGCTGAGTGACGTGAGGCAGTATAGGGTCAGAACACTCGGCCGCCATATCGAGGTGATCTTTACTGCTCGCGGGATAGGTGAGCCTCGCGTTCTAAGCCCTGAGATCACTGAGGCCAAATGGTTCGATCTCGAAGGGATGCCGTTCGAGATGAGTGTCGATCAGAAGTTCCTTGTGCGCAATGCCCTGAAAACAAAGGAGGTTGAGCAAGATTCGCACTAGGCTTCCTGCGACTGTATAATATTCATCACAGTTAGTATGGAGGCTCAAATGGTTGATCTTGTTCCACCGCCTGAGACGGTAATGGACATTCTTGTTAGAACCGGGGCATATCGTCGCGGACATTTTATCTATCCGAATGGCAAGCACGCGTCACATTATTTCCAGATGCCGCTGGCATTGCGGCTATATGATACGGCTCGTATATTGTCCGTTGGCCTCAGCAGGCTTTTTCGGATGGAGAAGACCATCGCGAGCCAATTACCGAAAGTTTCGATCATCAGCCCCAGCCATGCGGGTATCATGGTCGCGTTTGGTGTGCGTGAGGCCTTGAGCGCCGAGCAGACATACTGGGCCGAGATCGAGGATGGTAAGCGGCAGTTTAGGCAGT of Chloracidobacterium sp. contains these proteins:
- a CDS encoding transposase, coding for MTFYIGVDFHPYQQTLCWCDEETGETGALKLFHDIEKVREYYSSLGKQAVIGIEASSRCGWFERIVAEAGHTSLVGNPVSIRKTALSRHKNDRIDAEHMLWSLMRNEFPAIWRRPIQSTEILDVIKLRSSLVGRRTQIYNRLSAVARDIGMPKSLMRTVAAQKVIKEVDMCEASALCRDQLFSTLEHLKAEYSRSSLG
- a CDS encoding CDP-alcohol phosphatidyltransferase family protein, which encodes MSEPTQPLTTRTDRVWTVANILTFLRMGMIPVFATMLVYHREGWALLFFTIAGVSDGIDGFLARRLKQESELGTIIDPIADKLLLTTAFVMLTIPGMLSPGRHLPVPFWVTACVIGRDIAIVAVAGAINMMTGFRGFKPSWLGKASTFVQVSAVILILLAAANPQWNGSFLPTVYLVVAAFAIFSGFHYVYWVAKLIKEEQAGTGH
- a CDS encoding metallophosphoesterase → MARTATKRVKLSERINAFVTSEAPIRTLAGTWSKRARLALDEANSLSLEHVEIFLKRLPSKLDGLRVLHLSDTHHSPFTEIKHIERAVRVANRLRPDLVVLTGDYVSHERQYIAPVAAVLGKLTSRYGTYACLGNHDHWTDANLVTDLFRGEDINVLINQGQRFEARGSSFWLCGVDDYMVGKTDLPAALRGSFPDEMKLLLAHNPIIFREASRLRVDLTLSGHTHGGQIKVRNNENRVRRTRRLKAGLHSRHSSQIYITRGIGTVVVPLRYQCPPEISLLELRTAE
- a CDS encoding tyrosine--tRNA ligase, encoding MTTDEQLEFLKKGTVDLIREDDLRTKLERSQKTGKPLRVKLGLDPTAPDIHIGHTVVIRKLRAFQELGHTVIFLIGDFTGMIGDPSGKNVTRPPLSREEISANAETYRQQMSKLLDTEKTELRFNGEWMDKFSAADFVRLCAKTTVKQILERDDFDKRIKDEKPISLHELLYPLVQGYDSVALESDVELGGTDQKFNLLMGRNLQREFQQEPQVIMTTPLLEGLDGVQKMSKSLNNYIGIEEPPGEMFGKVMSISDEMMWKYYELLTDRSYQEIADLKSEVSNGRNPRDLKVDLAKLVITDFHSAADARAAEDEFNRRFVQKEVPDEIEKHDLPAGSHNLAQLLTDTGLAASKGEARRLIEQGGVRVNGEKASAANAAIHVDTDGVLLQVGKRRFLRVMGV
- a CDS encoding pyrroline-5-carboxylate reductase, with protein sequence MSDLSKMHLSFIGCGVMGESMIAGLLRKDLVDPKNISASHPRGNRRKEVVEKYGISGFADNADAAKFVTDQDNSAIVICVKPQRLERVLNDLKGGLHPEQLVISIVAGATINHLAEELGTAKVVRAMPNTPSQIGAGITAWTCTVAVDGAERQHVRELLSALGTELFVETENMIDMATSLSATGPTYIFMVMEALTDAGVHLGFSRDMAKELVQETMLGSVKFAMESHKHPAELRNMVTSPGGTSAEAIYQMEKGTLRTVLSKAVYAAYKRAVELGKK
- a CDS encoding S9 family peptidase — its product is MSCFWGIRGGRGAYPLATFASRGYAVLRPNPRGSSGYGTKFRQDNIKDWGFGDYDDLMTGIDKVIDMGVADENRLGVMGWSYGGYMTSTIVTKTHRFKAASAGAPVTNLMSFNGTADIPAFIPDYFGGQSWEIPEVYARHSAMFNVKGVKTPTMIQHGEADIRVPISQGYEFYNALKQQGVPTRMIVLPRQPHGPNEPKMQVAAMQSNLDWFDKYLK
- a CDS encoding M4 family metallopeptidase, with the protein product MKKFIALIVFLVLGVVAISVVSNRVDASRALFRTGSADEIETARRLSLDLLRSTAAADADELRVMRVEIDGLRMAHTHVQQLVQGVPVWEGEAIVHLMADGTLARITDNLKPSIAVSTTPNFSEKDAISLAERMYSGTARQTDPAVVELYVFRDDMRDHLAYRVETPRLDGTDATSAPVVFIDAHTGEKLYAYNNLQTGSGSSLYSGTVTIDTSSTGGTFYMEDLTRKMGTFNMNNTGNTSTGTGGTQSRFTDADDNWTATNARAGVDAHYGARWTYDYFLNVHGRNGINGSGGPGTTTAAASSSISLITSRVHFGRNYNNAFWYQNKMTYGDGNGTTFSPLTTIDIAGHEMTHGITENTANLTYSGESGALNESMSDVFGALVESCARGGVVNGDTWKIGEQSYTPATSGDALRYMDNPHLAGNGGFTSDDDPDHYSERYTGSSDNGGVHINSGIANHAFYLAANGGTHHRSGVTVTGMGTTDAARIWYRALTVYMTSSTNFSGARTAMLNAATDLFGSSSTQYAATATAWCAVGVGTCPGSTPTPSPTPTATPTATPTPSPTPGGNLLINGGFESSASPWIGSGSGYFYISNGNYPHSGTGYIYFGVNNSVSGQSYQTVTIPSTASGTLTFWLNVVSNETTTSVKYDKLFVEVRNTSGSLLKSLVTYSNLNKTTAGNYTQRTFNMAAYRGQTVRVQFRSTTDSSLSTTFRVDDVDLR
- a CDS encoding NUDIX hydrolase; translation: MLMQLLGKIWKRMPRSMRARVARSVQVKFTVSAAAVVTNGEGHVLLLNHILRPDSGWGIPGGFVDRGEQPEETLRREVREETGLELSDVRQYRVRTLGRHIEVIFTARGIGEPRVLSPEITEAKWFDLEGMPFEMSVDQKFLVRNALKTKEVEQDSH
- a CDS encoding phosphoribosyltransferase produces the protein MVDLVPPPETVMDILVRTGAYRRGHFIYPNGKHASHYFQMPLALRLYDTARILSVGLSRLFRMEKTIASQLPKVSIISPSHAGIMVAFGVREALSAEQTYWAEIEDGKRQFRQYISDYDMHPAIIVDDINRSGRAINETIAIVRELGVEVIGIGTIAKFDDAPTSFDGIEAKSLLSFDVNFYETEEAWRGSRSASDAEVEHVRF